Proteins encoded together in one Planctopirus ephydatiae window:
- the hemQ gene encoding hydrogen peroxide-dependent heme synthase, whose amino-acid sequence MNHPAPQRDLPPPSAILREGWHCLHIYYQVNQAHYARLTDSQRASGREELLELLRPDAPEAPVRLQTSVVAGHRADLSLMLMDADPFKIERLRQKIRASSLGVALEPTYSFVSITEVSEYVPTVEQFAERLIREGGNPEEPAFQARVNGYRQRLPMMNQQRLCPDFPAWPVMCFYPMNKARLPLANWYEEPFSVRSALMAEHATSGIAFAGKVSQLITASTGLDDWEWGVTLWGRTPEYLKEIVYTMRFDHASAHYAEFGPFYTSYILDPKDALDHIRL is encoded by the coding sequence ATGAATCATCCAGCTCCACAGCGTGATCTTCCGCCACCTTCAGCCATTCTCCGCGAAGGCTGGCACTGCCTGCACATCTACTATCAGGTCAATCAGGCCCATTATGCCCGCCTGACAGACAGCCAGCGGGCGAGCGGTCGCGAAGAACTTTTAGAACTGCTTAGGCCCGATGCCCCCGAGGCTCCTGTCCGTTTACAAACGTCTGTCGTGGCGGGGCATCGTGCTGATCTGTCGCTCATGCTGATGGATGCTGACCCCTTCAAGATTGAACGACTACGGCAGAAGATCCGGGCCAGCAGCTTGGGTGTGGCACTCGAGCCAACTTATTCATTCGTCTCGATTACCGAGGTTTCTGAGTATGTTCCCACCGTCGAACAGTTCGCTGAACGACTGATTCGTGAAGGTGGCAATCCCGAAGAACCCGCCTTTCAGGCCCGGGTCAATGGCTATCGTCAGCGACTCCCGATGATGAATCAGCAGCGTCTCTGCCCGGATTTCCCCGCCTGGCCCGTGATGTGTTTTTACCCGATGAATAAGGCCCGGCTTCCACTCGCCAACTGGTACGAAGAGCCTTTCAGTGTGCGCAGTGCCTTGATGGCCGAACATGCCACCAGTGGCATTGCTTTCGCAGGGAAAGTCTCGCAACTGATCACGGCCTCCACTGGACTCGATGACTGGGAGTGGGGTGTCACTCTCTGGGGACGAACTCCGGAATATCTCAAGGAGATCGTTTACACCATGCGGTTTGACCATGCCTCGGCTCACTATGCCGAGTTTGGACCATTCTACACGAGTTATATTCTCGACCCGAAAGACGCACTCGACCACATCCGCCTGTAA
- a CDS encoding alpha/beta hydrolase produces the protein MPTGPGQNRDWVFLLRSLHALTTLCMVLTGVIVASSVAEAQTGPETPAARNVAYVENGHQRQRLHVYLPATGKNWPLVIWIHGGGWESGNHDYSPARFLVNEGFAVASIGYRLSTDAPFPAQIQDCKSAIRWLKTQAPRFGYNPERVGVWGQSAGGHLASLVGTTGADSIFDVGANLESKSHVQAVVDFCGPTDLSLYGQSKADDTLGRLIGGPIQNNAAKVKAANPLSYIRKDQLPAFLIVHGDRDNIVPIKHSELLMNAMKANGGDVTYHIAKGKQHDVRENDTPQRVTAFLKANLQK, from the coding sequence ATGCCAACAGGGCCTGGACAGAATCGCGATTGGGTTTTTCTGCTGCGCTCCCTCCATGCGTTGACCACTCTCTGCATGGTGCTGACAGGCGTGATCGTTGCCAGCAGCGTTGCCGAAGCACAGACAGGGCCAGAGACACCCGCAGCCCGAAATGTGGCCTATGTCGAAAATGGCCATCAGAGGCAACGACTGCACGTCTACCTGCCAGCCACCGGAAAGAACTGGCCACTCGTCATCTGGATTCATGGTGGTGGCTGGGAAAGTGGAAATCACGATTATTCACCAGCACGTTTTCTGGTGAATGAAGGGTTTGCCGTGGCCAGTATTGGCTACCGGCTTTCGACGGACGCTCCCTTTCCGGCACAGATCCAGGACTGTAAATCGGCGATACGCTGGTTGAAGACGCAGGCTCCCAGGTTCGGCTACAATCCCGAGCGTGTCGGTGTGTGGGGTCAATCCGCCGGCGGTCACCTGGCCAGTCTCGTAGGAACCACCGGGGCCGATTCGATTTTTGACGTGGGGGCCAATCTGGAAAGTAAGAGTCACGTACAGGCGGTGGTCGATTTCTGCGGCCCGACGGATTTATCGCTCTATGGCCAATCCAAGGCCGATGACACTCTGGGAAGGCTGATTGGCGGGCCGATTCAGAACAATGCTGCCAAGGTCAAGGCGGCCAATCCGCTGAGTTACATCCGCAAAGACCAGCTTCCAGCTTTTCTGATCGTGCACGGCGATCGCGACAACATCGTTCCCATCAAACATAGCGAGCTTCTGATGAACGCAATGAAGGCCAATGGAGGCGATGTGACCTATCATATCGCTAAGGGGAAGCAGCACGATGTCCGGGAAAATGACACGCCCCAGAGAGTGACTGCCTTTTTGAAAGCGAACCTGCAGAAGTGA
- a CDS encoding RraA family protein: MTTPVTPQTLTELALFDTPTICNAVELWDLRPRNEGYMNSSIRACFPDLPPMVGFALTSTFRSQKPPRGGDAYGSMGAQVEAMASIPGPPVIVFQDLDEPVASATFGEVMCTTYQSFGAQGIITSGAGRDLDQVAPLKFPAFTSGSIAAHGYCHILAINVPVTVGGITIYPGDLLHGDRNGVSTIPPEIASEVPDVCRELAKAEAMVLGYLKDPARTVAGFNDARKACAAHIAEVRSRLLKTH, translated from the coding sequence ATGACCACTCCTGTTACACCGCAAACCCTCACGGAACTGGCACTCTTCGATACCCCCACGATCTGCAATGCGGTCGAGCTTTGGGATCTCCGGCCTCGCAATGAAGGCTACATGAACTCGTCCATCCGGGCCTGCTTTCCGGATCTTCCACCGATGGTCGGCTTTGCGCTCACCAGCACCTTCCGCAGCCAGAAGCCACCCCGTGGTGGTGATGCTTATGGCAGCATGGGTGCACAAGTTGAAGCCATGGCTAGTATTCCCGGCCCACCCGTGATCGTTTTTCAGGATCTCGATGAGCCCGTTGCTTCTGCCACTTTCGGCGAAGTGATGTGTACAACCTATCAAAGTTTTGGTGCCCAGGGCATCATCACCTCTGGTGCCGGTCGCGATCTCGATCAGGTGGCTCCACTCAAGTTTCCCGCTTTTACCAGTGGCTCAATCGCCGCCCATGGATATTGCCATATTCTCGCGATCAACGTCCCTGTCACAGTGGGCGGGATCACCATCTACCCTGGCGATCTGCTCCATGGAGATCGAAATGGAGTGAGTACCATACCGCCAGAAATCGCGAGCGAAGTTCCCGATGTCTGCCGTGAACTCGCGAAAGCTGAGGCCATGGTTCTCGGCTATCTCAAAGATCCTGCTCGAACAGTCGCAGGCTTTAACGATGCTCGCAAAGCCTGTGCGGCTCATATTGCTGAGGTCAGGTCGCGATTGCTTAAAACTCATTAA
- a CDS encoding UxaA family hydrolase, producing the protein MLSEPPRLLQLSPVDHVAVATQSLPAGSVTHEGQELRLRQPVRAGHKVALLPIAAGTRILKYGQPFAIAARDIMAGEHVHTHNVQVLHNDDCHQFARQNSVASSHDQSTNPKTNTENKMTFAGFRRADGRVATRNYVAVIGTVNCSSTVVRQIVRAIPPDLLNQYGNIDGVIPLVHSGGCAMEFGGTDHRQLARILGGYARHPNIGAYLLVGLGCETGQGSFLIEQEGLVQLRHSGDVQQSAPPLLVNIQEAGGVRRTIERALAALKELLPEANKCRRESIPASELIIGLKCGGSDGFSGLTANPALGVASDLLIAQGGTALLAETPEIFGGEHLLASRAIHPEVSQKLLDKVAWWREYAAKFGTTLDGNPSFGNKEGGLTTIVEKSLGAITKGGASPLVDVLDYAERVRQHGLNFMDSPGYDPASVTGLIASGAHVVCFTTGRGSCFGSKPAPTLKISTNTSLFERLSEEMDFDAGRVLAGASISQTGRELLEKVLKVASGEKTCSEQQGFGDDEFFPWTPGPVL; encoded by the coding sequence GTGTTATCAGAGCCACCTCGATTGCTGCAGTTATCGCCAGTTGATCATGTCGCGGTGGCAACTCAAAGTCTGCCAGCGGGTTCTGTGACGCACGAAGGCCAGGAACTTCGACTCAGGCAACCGGTGCGCGCTGGGCATAAGGTGGCCTTGCTTCCTATCGCTGCGGGAACACGCATTCTCAAGTACGGCCAGCCATTCGCCATCGCTGCACGAGACATCATGGCTGGTGAACATGTCCATACTCACAATGTGCAGGTGCTGCACAACGATGATTGTCATCAATTCGCGAGGCAGAATTCAGTCGCTTCATCTCATGATCAATCGACAAACCCGAAAACGAATACTGAAAACAAAATGACGTTTGCCGGGTTTCGGCGGGCTGATGGCCGGGTGGCCACACGCAACTACGTTGCTGTTATCGGAACAGTCAACTGTTCATCCACTGTCGTGCGTCAAATTGTGCGTGCCATCCCACCAGATCTTTTGAACCAGTACGGAAACATCGATGGTGTGATTCCGCTGGTGCATAGTGGTGGCTGCGCCATGGAATTCGGCGGGACAGATCATCGGCAACTGGCACGCATTCTGGGTGGATATGCCAGGCATCCTAACATTGGAGCCTATCTTCTGGTCGGGCTGGGCTGTGAAACAGGGCAGGGCTCTTTTCTGATTGAACAGGAAGGACTTGTACAACTGCGGCATTCCGGTGACGTTCAGCAGTCGGCACCACCACTCTTGGTCAATATCCAGGAAGCAGGTGGAGTCCGGCGAACGATTGAACGCGCGCTGGCAGCATTGAAAGAACTGCTTCCCGAAGCGAACAAGTGCCGGAGAGAATCGATCCCGGCCAGCGAGCTGATCATCGGTTTGAAGTGTGGCGGCAGTGATGGCTTCAGCGGCCTGACGGCCAATCCGGCACTGGGTGTCGCGAGTGATCTGCTGATTGCTCAGGGCGGGACAGCACTCCTTGCAGAGACCCCCGAAATTTTTGGTGGCGAGCATCTGCTGGCATCGCGAGCAATCCATCCTGAAGTCTCTCAAAAACTACTCGATAAAGTTGCGTGGTGGCGTGAATACGCTGCCAAATTCGGCACGACACTCGATGGCAACCCGTCGTTTGGGAACAAAGAGGGTGGCCTGACGACGATTGTCGAGAAATCGCTTGGAGCAATTACCAAAGGTGGTGCTTCGCCACTGGTCGATGTCCTCGATTATGCCGAGCGGGTTCGTCAGCACGGGTTGAACTTTATGGATTCACCCGGCTACGACCCGGCCAGTGTGACCGGCCTGATTGCCAGTGGTGCCCATGTCGTTTGTTTTACCACAGGCCGGGGGAGTTGCTTTGGTTCGAAGCCCGCTCCTACTCTCAAAATCTCCACCAACACGTCGTTATTCGAGCGACTTTCCGAAGAGATGGATTTTGATGCAGGCCGCGTCCTTGCCGGAGCATCGATCTCACAGACAGGTCGCGAACTGCTGGAGAAGGTTCTCAAAGTCGCCAGTGGTGAAAAGACCTGCAGCGAGCAGCAAGGCTTTGGAGACGATGAGTTCTTCCCATGGACACCCGGGCCCGTGCTCTGA
- a CDS encoding UDP-glucuronic acid decarboxylase family protein, with protein MAATVLVTGGAGFVGSHICDRLIERGDKVICLDNFFTGRMANIAHLKDHSQFQLVDHDIVHPITLDADRIYNMACPASPVAYQYNPIKTIKTSTLGMINMLGLAKRCKARILQASTSEVYGDPIVHPQTEDYWGHVNPLGPRSCYDEGKRVAESLCMNYHLAHQLEIRIVRIFNTYGPRMDPNDGRVISNFITQALKGEPLTVYGDGSQTRSFCYVDDLVRGIMALMDQGIHTGPVNIGNPGEYTMLELAEQVLKATGSKSTIDFRPLPQDDPKQRCPDITRAKTMLKWEPQIPLAEGLEKTVHYYRQQLGIE; from the coding sequence GTGGCTGCGACAGTACTCGTCACCGGTGGTGCAGGTTTTGTGGGAAGTCATATTTGTGACCGTCTCATTGAGAGAGGTGACAAAGTCATCTGCCTCGACAACTTCTTCACAGGCCGCATGGCCAATATTGCTCACTTGAAGGATCATTCTCAGTTTCAACTGGTTGATCACGATATTGTCCATCCGATCACACTTGATGCCGATCGCATTTACAACATGGCTTGCCCTGCTTCGCCAGTGGCTTATCAGTACAACCCCATCAAGACGATCAAGACCTCGACATTGGGGATGATCAACATGCTGGGTCTGGCCAAGCGCTGCAAAGCCCGCATCCTGCAGGCCAGCACTTCGGAAGTTTATGGCGACCCGATTGTGCATCCTCAAACGGAAGATTACTGGGGGCATGTCAATCCCTTAGGGCCACGCAGTTGCTATGATGAAGGGAAACGCGTCGCTGAATCGCTGTGCATGAACTATCACCTGGCTCATCAGCTCGAGATTCGTATTGTCCGCATCTTTAACACCTACGGCCCGCGTATGGATCCCAACGACGGGCGGGTCATTTCGAACTTTATCACGCAAGCTCTCAAAGGTGAGCCACTCACTGTCTATGGTGATGGCAGCCAGACCCGTTCCTTCTGCTATGTCGATGATCTCGTGCGCGGCATCATGGCACTCATGGATCAGGGGATTCATACTGGCCCGGTGAATATCGGAAATCCGGGCGAATACACCATGCTCGAGCTCGCTGAACAGGTTCTCAAAGCCACAGGTTCAAAGAGCACCATCGACTTCCGCCCCCTGCCACAAGATGACCCGAAACAGCGCTGCCCGGATATCACCCGCGCGAAAACCATGCTGAAGTGGGAGCCGCAGATTCCACTGGCAGAAGGTCTCGAGAAGACCGTCCATTACTATCGACAGCAACTGGGTATCGAGTGA
- a CDS encoding thioredoxin domain-containing protein codes for MDRDSTIARHVSPTTESFAGQVPGWYGEIPPADQPVPVADSSRRPAEVSSLPETKLTQEASRVSHSAVESSNKLSLHSRSHDHVALPAKTQAHALQIALSHRSITAEADAKAEATTPEVPVASAIEPELPATIRCSRLFVHGKLSRTAGLVSAMALTMTLLVAAVVAIVCPTTWPAGLAGSNQTLKAAGTPANSVVLDFTASWCGPCQQMSPIVSKLQRQGYAIRKVDVDQEPNLARQFRVDSMPTFILVIDGKEVNRIVGMTNEAQLRRMAEQAVQGSQLARGQQERLAVPGSKPLPKTNASPFDADGVPTTILGESSRLEAEIVSNPRNAPAAPRTGILNSISEGMGLTRSANSSIPAEPKPPAAPANELFRGNNAEDDAEMTVAHVDPALASVRIRVRDSQGGMSNYGSGTIVDSQAGRTMIVTCGHIFRDLKSKPVVEVDVFQAQGSPRTYLGEVMDFNLDADVGLIMIPTEKAVSVARLSPVDVRLGPGEEMFSIGCGGGANPSRESHKVTAINRYNGPENIECTGVPIQGRSGGGLFRADGQLAGVCIAADTKERRGLYAGLEPIGTMLEKHRLGALVRREGRGRANTAVASAARTADAGSSSEAMGDSLMAAGGNNRSVSSATSSINSGTNAAAEAALMNQSPDAEIICIVRPRGGAGDNSRIVVLNRASQTFMTYLMGEVDSQSQRLPVSLRVDDNQRQTASSVSEKSVAAVEPAREPAREALGPRPWVSSNSTAFKRQVLPRREELVPLTERK; via the coding sequence ATGGATCGAGATTCGACCATTGCACGCCATGTTTCGCCCACGACCGAGTCGTTTGCAGGACAGGTTCCTGGCTGGTACGGAGAAATCCCACCGGCTGATCAACCGGTGCCTGTTGCCGATAGCTCCCGTCGGCCTGCGGAAGTGAGCTCTCTCCCTGAGACAAAGCTGACTCAGGAAGCATCGAGAGTTTCCCACTCAGCCGTTGAATCTTCCAATAAGTTATCCCTGCATTCTCGATCTCATGATCACGTGGCTCTGCCTGCGAAGACACAGGCCCATGCGTTGCAGATCGCCCTGTCCCATCGCTCAATCACTGCGGAAGCTGATGCAAAAGCCGAGGCGACAACTCCGGAAGTACCGGTTGCTTCTGCTATTGAGCCTGAGCTTCCAGCGACAATCCGCTGTTCTCGATTATTCGTTCATGGCAAACTTTCCCGCACAGCCGGTCTCGTGAGTGCCATGGCTCTCACGATGACCTTGCTAGTGGCAGCGGTGGTTGCCATTGTCTGCCCGACGACATGGCCGGCTGGCCTGGCGGGTTCGAATCAGACTTTGAAAGCTGCAGGGACACCGGCCAACTCCGTCGTACTCGACTTTACCGCTTCCTGGTGCGGGCCCTGCCAGCAGATGAGTCCGATTGTCTCGAAACTGCAAAGGCAAGGTTACGCGATCCGCAAAGTGGATGTGGATCAGGAACCCAATCTTGCCCGTCAGTTTCGAGTTGATTCGATGCCCACATTTATCCTCGTGATCGACGGCAAAGAAGTGAATCGCATTGTCGGCATGACGAACGAAGCTCAATTGCGACGGATGGCCGAGCAGGCAGTGCAGGGTTCACAACTCGCACGTGGTCAGCAGGAGCGACTGGCAGTCCCCGGTTCAAAACCATTGCCAAAGACCAATGCTTCACCATTCGATGCCGACGGCGTACCGACCACAATTTTGGGTGAATCATCGCGTCTGGAAGCAGAGATTGTTTCCAACCCTCGCAATGCCCCCGCCGCTCCCCGCACTGGAATTCTCAATTCAATCAGCGAAGGGATGGGACTGACCCGATCGGCCAATTCTTCTATTCCTGCAGAACCTAAGCCACCGGCAGCTCCCGCCAACGAACTCTTTCGCGGGAACAATGCTGAAGACGATGCCGAAATGACAGTGGCTCATGTCGATCCCGCTTTGGCCAGTGTGCGTATTCGAGTTCGCGACAGCCAGGGTGGAATGTCGAACTATGGATCGGGAACCATTGTCGACAGCCAGGCTGGCCGCACGATGATCGTCACTTGCGGCCATATTTTCCGTGATCTGAAATCCAAGCCTGTTGTCGAAGTGGATGTCTTCCAGGCTCAAGGAAGTCCTCGGACCTACCTCGGCGAAGTGATGGATTTCAATCTCGATGCGGATGTTGGTCTGATCATGATTCCCACTGAAAAGGCCGTTTCAGTCGCCCGGCTATCCCCTGTGGATGTGAGACTTGGCCCGGGCGAAGAGATGTTCAGCATTGGCTGCGGTGGAGGCGCCAATCCTTCACGCGAAAGTCACAAGGTGACAGCCATCAACCGTTACAACGGGCCGGAAAACATTGAATGCACAGGAGTGCCGATTCAGGGTCGCTCCGGTGGCGGGCTGTTCCGAGCCGATGGTCAACTGGCTGGTGTGTGCATTGCTGCCGACACCAAAGAGCGGCGGGGTCTCTACGCCGGATTGGAGCCCATCGGTACGATGCTCGAAAAGCATCGGCTGGGTGCTCTTGTTCGACGAGAAGGTAGAGGCCGAGCGAATACGGCTGTCGCCAGTGCCGCCCGCACGGCTGATGCAGGAAGTTCGTCTGAAGCCATGGGCGACAGCCTGATGGCTGCGGGCGGTAACAATCGCTCAGTTTCAAGTGCCACGAGTAGTATCAACAGTGGCACGAATGCCGCTGCTGAGGCCGCACTGATGAATCAATCGCCCGATGCGGAAATCATCTGCATTGTGCGTCCACGCGGTGGTGCGGGAGATAACAGTCGGATTGTGGTTCTGAATCGTGCCAGCCAGACGTTCATGACCTATCTGATGGGAGAGGTTGACTCTCAGTCGCAGCGTCTGCCGGTTTCACTCCGAGTGGACGACAACCAGCGGCAGACAGCTTCGTCGGTGTCTGAAAAGTCAGTGGCCGCCGTTGAACCTGCCAGAGAGCCTGCTCGTGAAGCTCTCGGGCCAAGACCGTGGGTTTCGAGCAATTCGACCGCCTTCAAGCGACAGGTTTTGCCACGCAGAGAAGAACTTGTGCCTCTGACAGAACGGAAATAG
- a CDS encoding cysteine desulfurase family protein produces MIYLDHNATTKPLPEVVEVVSNCQQEAWANPGSRHAMGRRARRVLDDSRESISSLLGATPEELIFTSGGTESINLALRGLVGTRPGVIVMGSGEHPATVETCRWLAMVQGHKLLEIPVNSQGELRIPDQCEIPWDDVRLVTILWGHNETGVIQPIDAWSHACRERSIPLHLDAVQMIGKMPLEEVSFQKTGATAISFASHKFHGPRGIGGLLLSPAARLTPLLTGGHQERDRRAGTEFTPLIAGMAKALELFAREGKSAYQHMIELKKLLEDHLLGSSAPAHVFGNEASRRLPNTIQVAFESVPAEALLVNLDLAGIACSAGSTCASGSMEPSPILLAMGVQPEFAKCSIRLSLGRFTTREEIMSAASIIAQTVQRLRDQVAQ; encoded by the coding sequence ATGATTTATCTCGACCATAATGCCACGACGAAACCACTCCCTGAGGTGGTTGAAGTGGTTTCGAACTGTCAGCAGGAAGCCTGGGCCAATCCGGGTTCGCGCCATGCCATGGGCCGCCGTGCCAGACGAGTTCTGGATGACAGCCGGGAATCCATTTCGAGCCTGCTGGGGGCCACTCCTGAGGAATTGATCTTCACATCGGGAGGAACGGAGTCGATCAATCTGGCACTGCGCGGTCTCGTAGGCACCCGGCCCGGCGTGATCGTGATGGGCTCGGGAGAACATCCTGCCACCGTAGAAACCTGTCGCTGGCTGGCTATGGTGCAAGGTCACAAGCTGCTCGAAATTCCTGTCAATTCTCAGGGTGAGTTGAGAATACCCGACCAGTGCGAAATTCCGTGGGATGATGTGCGGCTGGTGACGATTCTCTGGGGGCATAATGAAACTGGTGTGATTCAACCGATTGATGCGTGGAGCCATGCCTGCCGCGAGCGAAGCATTCCGTTGCATCTGGATGCTGTGCAGATGATTGGCAAAATGCCACTGGAAGAGGTGTCGTTTCAAAAGACCGGTGCCACGGCCATCAGTTTTGCCAGTCATAAGTTTCATGGCCCGCGCGGGATTGGTGGTTTGCTCCTTTCACCAGCAGCACGGTTAACACCCCTGCTCACGGGCGGGCACCAGGAACGAGATCGCCGGGCGGGGACAGAGTTCACACCGCTGATCGCAGGCATGGCGAAAGCCCTGGAATTGTTTGCCCGGGAAGGAAAGTCCGCATATCAGCACATGATCGAGTTGAAAAAACTGCTGGAGGATCATCTTCTCGGCAGTTCTGCCCCTGCCCATGTGTTTGGAAACGAGGCTTCCCGCCGCCTCCCTAATACCATTCAAGTGGCCTTTGAAAGTGTACCGGCAGAGGCACTGCTGGTGAATCTGGATCTGGCTGGTATCGCCTGTTCGGCCGGCAGTACTTGTGCCAGTGGTTCGATGGAGCCTTCCCCGATCCTGCTGGCCATGGGGGTGCAGCCAGAATTCGCCAAATGCTCAATTCGATTGAGCCTGGGACGATTCACTACGCGCGAGGAAATCATGAGTGCGGCTTCCATCATTGCCCAAACTGTGCAGCGCTTACGCGATCAGGTTGCACAATAG
- a CDS encoding 3-keto-disaccharide hydrolase — translation MKLSCWGTNRPRFARVAMISCAVLVAGAGIVSSGEWVSGIRWAEPVVVTPGTNPGDPPCDALVLFDGKSLDQFQGGEKWVIENGYAIAKGGGISSKESFGDCQLHIEWATPEKVEGKGQGRGNSGVYLMGQYEIQILDSFENPTYFDGQAGSLYKTKPPLVNASRKPGEWQSYDIIFNAPRFSAEGALLKPGHVTVLHNGVLIQNHTEILGMTAWDSPPKYKVHPPKAPFQLQFHGNPVRFRNIWIREIPEIAAERP, via the coding sequence ATGAAGTTGTCATGCTGGGGCACGAATCGACCCCGTTTTGCCAGAGTCGCCATGATCAGTTGTGCCGTGCTGGTAGCCGGTGCGGGTATCGTGAGTTCTGGCGAATGGGTGAGCGGAATTCGCTGGGCTGAACCTGTCGTCGTGACACCTGGCACAAATCCCGGCGATCCCCCCTGCGATGCCCTGGTGTTGTTTGATGGCAAAAGTCTTGATCAGTTTCAGGGTGGCGAGAAGTGGGTCATTGAAAATGGCTATGCCATTGCTAAGGGTGGGGGGATTTCATCGAAAGAGAGTTTTGGTGACTGCCAGCTCCACATTGAATGGGCCACTCCCGAAAAGGTCGAAGGCAAAGGCCAGGGGCGAGGCAACAGCGGTGTTTATCTGATGGGTCAGTACGAGATTCAGATTCTCGACTCGTTCGAAAACCCGACTTACTTCGATGGCCAGGCCGGTTCGCTCTATAAGACCAAGCCACCTCTGGTCAATGCCTCCCGCAAACCCGGCGAGTGGCAAAGTTACGACATCATTTTCAATGCACCTCGATTCAGTGCCGAAGGGGCTCTGCTCAAGCCTGGCCATGTGACCGTTCTGCACAATGGTGTTCTGATTCAGAACCACACGGAAATTCTCGGCATGACAGCCTGGGACTCTCCCCCCAAGTACAAGGTCCATCCACCGAAGGCTCCTTTCCAGTTGCAGTTTCATGGCAATCCTGTCCGGTTCCGCAATATCTGGATTCGTGAGATTCCCGAGATTGCTGCCGAGCGGCCATAA
- the pepT gene encoding peptidase T, with protein sequence MSAAACHFRDELLERFLHYVRIETTADETSQTVPSTMSQLDLSRLLLAECEAMGLADCSMSPHGVVMATIPATIPDGAGGKKLPAIAWIAHVDTSPEYSGKNVQPIVHRHYDGRDIHLPADPRQIHRPSEQPELAAAVGHTIITTDGSTLLGGDDKGGVAVIMQAARELMRSDLPHGPIRLCFTCDEEIGRGTDHLDLAALDCICGYTLDGGGQGVVDNETFSADQAVITVKGVNTHPSVGKGVMVNAIRILSELISRLPKLAVSPETTDGRDGFIHPYHIEGGVAEAKARLILRDFETSGLEAQARILQSIAESLKVEYPRASIEIAIHPQYRNMRDGLAKEPRAVPKALAAMKAAGIEPILSIIRGGTDGSLLTAKGLPCPNLSTGQHNPHSPLEWASLDEMEMAVKVLIQLAIEWGKLE encoded by the coding sequence ATGTCCGCAGCTGCCTGCCATTTTCGAGATGAACTCCTGGAACGATTCTTGCACTATGTGCGCATCGAAACGACAGCGGACGAAACTAGCCAGACAGTTCCCAGCACCATGAGCCAGCTCGATCTCTCCCGATTGCTGCTCGCGGAATGTGAGGCCATGGGCTTGGCCGACTGTTCAATGAGTCCTCACGGGGTCGTCATGGCCACGATCCCAGCCACCATTCCGGACGGAGCCGGAGGGAAGAAACTTCCCGCAATTGCCTGGATTGCGCATGTCGATACTTCACCTGAGTACAGTGGGAAGAACGTTCAGCCCATCGTGCATCGCCATTACGATGGCCGGGATATTCATCTCCCCGCCGACCCTCGGCAGATCCATCGCCCTTCCGAACAGCCCGAGCTGGCTGCTGCCGTAGGACACACCATCATCACGACCGATGGCTCGACGCTTCTGGGTGGCGATGATAAAGGGGGCGTGGCAGTCATCATGCAGGCTGCGCGAGAACTGATGCGCAGCGATCTTCCCCATGGGCCCATCCGGCTCTGCTTTACCTGTGATGAAGAAATTGGCCGCGGCACCGATCATCTCGATCTGGCGGCTCTCGACTGCATTTGCGGCTACACACTCGATGGCGGCGGGCAGGGTGTCGTCGATAACGAAACGTTTTCGGCTGATCAGGCCGTGATCACTGTCAAAGGGGTCAACACTCACCCTTCCGTCGGCAAAGGAGTAATGGTCAATGCCATTCGTATCCTGAGTGAACTCATCTCGCGATTGCCTAAACTCGCAGTTTCACCGGAAACAACCGACGGCCGCGACGGGTTTATTCATCCTTACCATATCGAAGGGGGAGTCGCCGAAGCCAAGGCCCGGCTCATTCTGCGAGACTTCGAAACCAGCGGATTGGAAGCACAGGCCCGGATCCTGCAATCGATTGCCGAGTCTTTGAAGGTCGAGTATCCACGTGCCAGCATCGAGATCGCTATCCACCCGCAGTATCGCAACATGCGCGACGGATTGGCCAAAGAACCCCGAGCTGTGCCGAAGGCTCTGGCTGCCATGAAAGCCGCCGGTATCGAACCGATATTGAGTATCATTCGCGGCGGGACGGATGGTTCTCTCCTTACGGCCAAAGGTTTGCCTTGCCCGAATCTCTCGACTGGCCAGCATAACCCGCATTCGCCACTCGAATGGGCCAGCCTCGATGAAATGGAAATGGCTGTCAAAGTGCTGATTCAGCTCGCTATCGAGTGGGGTAAGCTCGAATAA